The Humulus lupulus chromosome 4, drHumLupu1.1, whole genome shotgun sequence genome has a window encoding:
- the LOC133831164 gene encoding uncharacterized protein LOC133831164, translated as MVVSPQRMENNDSNFKSHEGQSSGPSNTASKEKSAEEEVFINHAKIAWHKMRNEWVGDQSRKPRRTSREPIMSWTSSYDDLLTSTVPFQQPISLAEMVDFLVDIWHEEGLYD; from the exons ATGGTAGTGAGTCCGCAAAGGATGGAAAATAACGATAGTAATTTTAAATCCCATGAAGGTCAATCATCAGGACCTTCAAATACTGCTAGCAAAGAGAAATCTGCAGAGGAAGAAGTCTTTATCAACCATG CTAAGATAGCTTGGCATAAGATGAGAAATGAATGGGTAGGAGATCAGTCTCGTAAACCTCGAAGAACATCTAGAGAGCCAATAATGAG CTGGACCTCAAGTTATGATGATTTGCTTACATCTACCGTGCCTTTCCAACAGCCGATATCCTTAGCT GAGATGGTTGACTTCTTGGTTGACATATGGCATGAGGAAGGCCTCTATGACTAG